Proteins encoded by one window of Arabidopsis thaliana chromosome 2, partial sequence:
- the CKX1 gene encoding cytokinin oxidase/dehydrogenase 1 (cytokinin oxidase/dehydrogenase 1 (CKX1); FUNCTIONS IN: cytokinin dehydrogenase activity; INVOLVED IN: N-terminal protein myristoylation, cytokinin catabolic process, meristem development; LOCATED IN: vacuole; EXPRESSED IN: lateral root, shoot apex, hypocotyl, root, flower; CONTAINS InterPro DOMAIN/s: Cytokinin dehydrogenase 1, FAD/cytokinin binding domain (InterPro:IPR015345), FAD-binding, type 2 (InterPro:IPR016166), Oxygen oxidoreductase covalent FAD-binding site (InterPro:IPR006093), FAD-linked oxidase-like, C-terminal (InterPro:IPR016164), FAD linked oxidase, N-terminal (InterPro:IPR006094); BEST Arabidopsis thaliana protein match is: cytokinin oxidase/dehydrogenase 6 (TAIR:AT3G63440.1); Has 6769 Blast hits to 6763 proteins in 1376 species: Archae - 168; Bacteria - 3882; Metazoa - 142; Fungi - 1302; Plants - 645; Viruses - 0; Other Eukaryotes - 630 (source: NCBI BLink).), whose amino-acid sequence MGLTSSLRFHRQNNKTFLGIFMILVLSCIPGRTNLCSNHSVSTPKELPSSNPSDIRSSLVSLDLEGYISFDDVHNVAKDFGNRYQLPPLAILHPRSVFDISSMMKHIVHLGSTSNLTVAARGHGHSLQGQALAHQGVVIKMESLRSPDIRIYKGKQPYVDVSGGEIWINILRETLKYGLSPKSWTDYLHLTVGGTLSNAGISGQAFKHGPQINNVYQLEIVTGKGEVVTCSEKRNSELFFSVLGGLGQFGIITRARISLEPAPHMVKWIRVLYSDFSAFSRDQEYLISKEKTFDYVEGFVIINRTDLLNNWRSSFSPNDSTQASRFKSDGKTLYCLEVVKYFNPEEASSMDQETGKLLSELNYIPSTLFSSEVPYIEFLDRVHIAERKLRAKGLWEVPHPWLNLLIPKSSIYQFATEVFNNILTSNNNGPILIYPVNQSKWKKHTSLITPNEDIFYLVAFLPSAVPNSSGKNDLEYLLKQNQRVMNFCAAANLNVKQYLPHYETQKEWKSHFGKRWETFAQRKQAYDPLAILAPGQRIFQKTTGKLSPIQLAKSKATGSPQRYHYASILPKPRTV is encoded by the exons ATGGGATTGACCTCATCCTTACGGTTCCATAGACAAAACAACAAGACTTTCCTCGGAATCTTCATGATCTTGGTTCTAAGCTGTATACCAGGTAGAACCAATCTTTGTTCCAATCATTCTGTTAGTACCCCAAAAGAATTACCTTCTTCAAATCCTTCAGATATTCGTTCCTCATTAGTTTCACTAGATTTGGAGGGTTATATAAGCTTCGACGATGTCCACAATGTGGCCAAGGACTTTGGCAACAGATACCAGTTACCACCTTTGGCAATTCTACATCCAAGGtcagtttttgatatttcatcGATGATGAAGCATATAGTACATCTGGGCTCCACCTCAAATCTTACAGTAGCAGCTAGAGGCCATGGTCACTCGCTTCAAGGACAAGCTCTAGCTCATCAAGGTGTTGTCATCAAAATGGAGTCACTTCGAAGTCCTGATATCAGGATTTATAAGGGGAAGCAACCATATGTTGATGTCTCAGGTGGTGAAATATGGATAAACATTCTACGCGAGACTCTAAAATACGGTCTTTCACCAAAGTCCTGGACAGACTACCTTCATTTGACCGTTGGAGGTACACTATCTAATGCTGGAATCAGCGGTCAAGCATTCAAGCATGGACCCCAAATCAACAACGTCTACCAGCTAGAGATTGTTACAG GGAAAGGAGAAGTCGTAACCTGTTCTGAGAAGCGGAATTCTGAACTTTTCTTCAGTGTTCTTGGCGGGCTTGGACAGTTTGGCATAATCACCCGGGCACGGATCTCTCTTGAACCAGCACCGCATATG GTTAAATGGATCAGGGTACTCTACTCTGACTTTTCTGCATTTTCAAGGGACCAAGAATATCTGATTTCGAAGGAGAAAACTTTTGATTACGTTGAAGGATTTGTGATAATCAATAGAACAGACCTTCTCAATAATTGGCGATCGTCATTCAGTCCCAACGATTCCACACAGGCAAGCAGATTCAAGTCAGATGGGAAAACTCTTTATTGCCTAGAAGTGGTCAAATATTTCAACCCAGAAGAAGCTAGCTCTATGGATCAG GAAACTGGCAAGTTACTTTCAGAGTTAAATTATATTCCATCCACTTTGTTTTCATCTGAAGTGCCATATATCGAGTTTCTGGATCGCGTGCATATCGCAGAGAGAAAACTAAGAGCAAAGGGTTTATGGGAGGTTCCACATCCCTGGCTGAATCTCCTGATTCCTAAGAGCAGCATATACCAATTTGCTACAGAAGTTTTCAACAACATTCTCACAAGCAACAACAACGGTCCTATCCTTATTTATCCAGTCAATCAATCCAA GTGGAAGAAACATACATCTTTGATAACTCCAAATGAAGATATATTCTATCTCGTAGCCTTTCTCCCCTCTGCAGTGCCAAATTCCTCAGGGAAAAACGATCTAGAGTACcttttgaaacaaaaccaaagagttATGAACTTCTGCGCAGCAGCAAACCTCAACGTGAAGCAGTATTTGCCCCATTATGAAACTCAAAAAGAGTGGAAATCACACTTTGGCAAAAGATGGGAAACATTTGCACAGAGGAAACAAGCCTACGACCCTCTAGCGATTCTAGCACCTGGCCAAAGAATATTCCAAAAGACAACAGGAAAATTATCTCCCATCCAACTCGCAAAGTCAAAGGCAACAGGAAGTCCTCAAAGGTACCATTACGCATCAATACTGCCGAAACCTAGAACTGTATAA
- the CKX1 gene encoding cytokinin oxidase/dehydrogenase 1 yields MGLTSSLRFHRQNNKTFLGIFMILVLSCIPGRTNLCSNHSVSTPKELPSSNPSDIRSSLVSLDLEGYISFDDVHNVAKDFGNRYQLPPLAILHPRSVFDISSMMKHIVHLGSTSNLTVAARGHGHSLQGQALAHQGVVIKMESLRSPDIRIYKGKQPYVDVSGGEIWINILRETLKYGLSPKSWTDYLHLTVGGTLSNAGISGQAFKHGPQINNVYQLEIVTGKGEVVTCSEKRNSELFFSVLGGLGQFGIITRARISLEPAPHMVKWIRVLYSDFSAFSRDQEYLISKEKTFDYVEGFVIINRTDLLNNWRSSFSPNDSTQASRFKSDGKTLYCLEVVKYFNPEEASSMDQETGKLLSELNYIPSTLFSSEVPYIEFLDRVHIAERKLRAKGLWEVPHPWLNLLIPKSSIYQFATEVFNNILTSNNNGPILIYPVNQSK; encoded by the exons ATGGGATTGACCTCATCCTTACGGTTCCATAGACAAAACAACAAGACTTTCCTCGGAATCTTCATGATCTTGGTTCTAAGCTGTATACCAGGTAGAACCAATCTTTGTTCCAATCATTCTGTTAGTACCCCAAAAGAATTACCTTCTTCAAATCCTTCAGATATTCGTTCCTCATTAGTTTCACTAGATTTGGAGGGTTATATAAGCTTCGACGATGTCCACAATGTGGCCAAGGACTTTGGCAACAGATACCAGTTACCACCTTTGGCAATTCTACATCCAAGGtcagtttttgatatttcatcGATGATGAAGCATATAGTACATCTGGGCTCCACCTCAAATCTTACAGTAGCAGCTAGAGGCCATGGTCACTCGCTTCAAGGACAAGCTCTAGCTCATCAAGGTGTTGTCATCAAAATGGAGTCACTTCGAAGTCCTGATATCAGGATTTATAAGGGGAAGCAACCATATGTTGATGTCTCAGGTGGTGAAATATGGATAAACATTCTACGCGAGACTCTAAAATACGGTCTTTCACCAAAGTCCTGGACAGACTACCTTCATTTGACCGTTGGAGGTACACTATCTAATGCTGGAATCAGCGGTCAAGCATTCAAGCATGGACCCCAAATCAACAACGTCTACCAGCTAGAGATTGTTACAG GGAAAGGAGAAGTCGTAACCTGTTCTGAGAAGCGGAATTCTGAACTTTTCTTCAGTGTTCTTGGCGGGCTTGGACAGTTTGGCATAATCACCCGGGCACGGATCTCTCTTGAACCAGCACCGCATATG GTTAAATGGATCAGGGTACTCTACTCTGACTTTTCTGCATTTTCAAGGGACCAAGAATATCTGATTTCGAAGGAGAAAACTTTTGATTACGTTGAAGGATTTGTGATAATCAATAGAACAGACCTTCTCAATAATTGGCGATCGTCATTCAGTCCCAACGATTCCACACAGGCAAGCAGATTCAAGTCAGATGGGAAAACTCTTTATTGCCTAGAAGTGGTCAAATATTTCAACCCAGAAGAAGCTAGCTCTATGGATCAG GAAACTGGCAAGTTACTTTCAGAGTTAAATTATATTCCATCCACTTTGTTTTCATCTGAAGTGCCATATATCGAGTTTCTGGATCGCGTGCATATCGCAGAGAGAAAACTAAGAGCAAAGGGTTTATGGGAGGTTCCACATCCCTGGCTGAATCTCCTGATTCCTAAGAGCAGCATATACCAATTTGCTACAGAAGTTTTCAACAACATTCTCACAAGCAACAACAACGGTCCTATCCTTATTTATCCAGTCAATCAATCCAAGTAA
- the CKX1 gene encoding cytokinin oxidase/dehydrogenase 1, which yields MAIQLYSEHKYMTVPPKTFPLNSPFYLFFFFPQSSTLNLKFTSTSLIPFRLLFFAISLNKVEMGLTSSLRFHRQNNKTFLGIFMILVLSCIPGRTNLCSNHSVSTPKELPSSNPSDIRSSLVSLDLEGYISFDDVHNVAKDFGNRYQLPPLAILHPRSVFDISSMMKHIVHLGSTSNLTVAARGHGHSLQGQALAHQGVVIKMESLRSPDIRIYKGKQPYVDVSGGEIWINILRETLKYGLSPKSWTDYLHLTVGGTLSNAGISGQAFKHGPQINNVYQLEIVTGKGEVVTCSEKRNSELFFSVLGGLGQFGIITRARISLEPAPHMVKWIRVLYSDFSAFSRDQEYLISKEKTFDYVEGFVIINRTDLLNNWRSSFSPNDSTQASRFKSDGKTLYCLEVVKYFNPEEASSMDQETGKLLSELNYIPSTLFSSEVPYIEFLDRVHIAERKLRAKGLWEVPHPWLNLLIPKSSIYQFATEVFNNILTSNNNGPILIYPVNQSKWKKHTSLITPNEDIFYLVAFLPSAVPNSSGKNDLEYLLKQNQRVMNFCAAANLNVKQYLPHYETQKEWKSHFGKRWETFAQRKQAYDPLAILAPGQRIFQKTTGKLSPIQLAKSKATGSPQRYHYASILPKPRTV from the exons ATGGCAATCCAGCTATATAGTGAACACAAGTATATGACTGTACCGCCTAAAACCTTTCCTTTAAATTCCCCTTTctacctctttttttttttccctcagAGTAGTACTCTAAACCTCAAGTTTACCTCTACTTCTCTTATACCATTCCGCCTCTTATTCTTTGCAATTTCTCTCAACAAAGTAGAAATGGGATTGACCTCATCCTTACGGTTCCATAGACAAAACAACAAGACTTTCCTCGGAATCTTCATGATCTTGGTTCTAAGCTGTATACCAGGTAGAACCAATCTTTGTTCCAATCATTCTGTTAGTACCCCAAAAGAATTACCTTCTTCAAATCCTTCAGATATTCGTTCCTCATTAGTTTCACTAGATTTGGAGGGTTATATAAGCTTCGACGATGTCCACAATGTGGCCAAGGACTTTGGCAACAGATACCAGTTACCACCTTTGGCAATTCTACATCCAAGGtcagtttttgatatttcatcGATGATGAAGCATATAGTACATCTGGGCTCCACCTCAAATCTTACAGTAGCAGCTAGAGGCCATGGTCACTCGCTTCAAGGACAAGCTCTAGCTCATCAAGGTGTTGTCATCAAAATGGAGTCACTTCGAAGTCCTGATATCAGGATTTATAAGGGGAAGCAACCATATGTTGATGTCTCAGGTGGTGAAATATGGATAAACATTCTACGCGAGACTCTAAAATACGGTCTTTCACCAAAGTCCTGGACAGACTACCTTCATTTGACCGTTGGAGGTACACTATCTAATGCTGGAATCAGCGGTCAAGCATTCAAGCATGGACCCCAAATCAACAACGTCTACCAGCTAGAGATTGTTACAG GGAAAGGAGAAGTCGTAACCTGTTCTGAGAAGCGGAATTCTGAACTTTTCTTCAGTGTTCTTGGCGGGCTTGGACAGTTTGGCATAATCACCCGGGCACGGATCTCTCTTGAACCAGCACCGCATATG GTTAAATGGATCAGGGTACTCTACTCTGACTTTTCTGCATTTTCAAGGGACCAAGAATATCTGATTTCGAAGGAGAAAACTTTTGATTACGTTGAAGGATTTGTGATAATCAATAGAACAGACCTTCTCAATAATTGGCGATCGTCATTCAGTCCCAACGATTCCACACAGGCAAGCAGATTCAAGTCAGATGGGAAAACTCTTTATTGCCTAGAAGTGGTCAAATATTTCAACCCAGAAGAAGCTAGCTCTATGGATCAG GAAACTGGCAAGTTACTTTCAGAGTTAAATTATATTCCATCCACTTTGTTTTCATCTGAAGTGCCATATATCGAGTTTCTGGATCGCGTGCATATCGCAGAGAGAAAACTAAGAGCAAAGGGTTTATGGGAGGTTCCACATCCCTGGCTGAATCTCCTGATTCCTAAGAGCAGCATATACCAATTTGCTACAGAAGTTTTCAACAACATTCTCACAAGCAACAACAACGGTCCTATCCTTATTTATCCAGTCAATCAATCCAA GTGGAAGAAACATACATCTTTGATAACTCCAAATGAAGATATATTCTATCTCGTAGCCTTTCTCCCCTCTGCAGTGCCAAATTCCTCAGGGAAAAACGATCTAGAGTACcttttgaaacaaaaccaaagagttATGAACTTCTGCGCAGCAGCAAACCTCAACGTGAAGCAGTATTTGCCCCATTATGAAACTCAAAAAGAGTGGAAATCACACTTTGGCAAAAGATGGGAAACATTTGCACAGAGGAAACAAGCCTACGACCCTCTAGCGATTCTAGCACCTGGCCAAAGAATATTCCAAAAGACAACAGGAAAATTATCTCCCATCCAACTCGCAAAGTCAAAGGCAACAGGAAGTCCTCAAAGGTACCATTACGCATCAATACTGCCGAAACCTAGAACTGTATAA